Proteins encoded by one window of Serratia nevei:
- a CDS encoding AsmA family protein encodes MTRTGKVFSWLGGIVLLAIVALAIFIATFDWNRLKPTINDKVSAELRRPFAIRGDLGVDWSRNRDEGGWRAWVPWPHIHAEDVWLGNPKNMPGDSMVTLQRVDASIAPLALLRKELLIPRIWLKQPNASLERLANGDNNWTFDLAAGQDPQQPPSAWSFTVHDIVFDKGQIAFKDATLKADFRAVIDPLGKPLPFSEVTGKQSGGKAATPDYVFGWQVKGKYNGEPLSGSGKIGGMLSLQSADLPFPLQADVRSGSTRVAVAGTLSDPLNLGGLDVQLKFSGESLGDLYGLTGVLLPNTPPYATDGHLIARLHQPGGAVFEYQKFDGKIGDSDIHGDLKYVAGKPRPTLSGAVSSRQLRLADLAPLIGADSNAAKAGRGEKSRQPADKVLPVAQFDTQSWRKMDADVKFAAARIERGSDLPLSDLATHLKLNNGELRLDPLRFGMAGGSLNAVVRLDGGKKPMRGQVDMHARKLQLKQLLPNVAAMKRSLGQMNGDARLTGSGNSVAELLATSNGDLRLLINNGVISRSLMEILGLNVGNYLVAQLFGDDVVGINCAAADVGIRSGVAAPRLFVFDTENAVINITGNTNLATERLDLSIDPESKGMRVLTLRSPLYVKGTFKHPDAGVKAGPLIARGAAAVALGAVLTPAAALLALVSPSEGGEENQCGQILREMKGKK; translated from the coding sequence ATGACAAGAACAGGAAAGGTTTTCAGCTGGCTGGGCGGCATTGTGCTGCTGGCGATCGTCGCGCTGGCGATCTTCATCGCTACCTTCGACTGGAATCGACTCAAACCCACCATCAACGACAAAGTGTCGGCCGAACTGCGGCGGCCGTTCGCCATCCGCGGCGATCTGGGCGTCGACTGGTCGCGTAACCGGGATGAGGGCGGCTGGCGCGCCTGGGTGCCCTGGCCGCATATTCACGCCGAAGACGTGTGGCTGGGTAACCCGAAAAACATGCCCGGCGACAGCATGGTGACGCTGCAGCGCGTCGACGCCAGCATCGCGCCGCTGGCGCTGCTGAGGAAAGAACTGCTGATCCCGCGCATCTGGCTCAAGCAGCCGAATGCGTCGTTGGAACGCCTGGCCAACGGCGACAACAACTGGACGTTTGATCTGGCTGCTGGCCAGGATCCGCAGCAACCGCCTTCCGCCTGGTCGTTCACCGTTCACGACATCGTGTTCGACAAGGGACAGATCGCCTTTAAAGACGCCACCCTGAAGGCGGATTTCCGCGCCGTCATCGATCCGCTCGGTAAACCGCTGCCGTTCAGTGAAGTGACCGGCAAGCAGAGCGGCGGCAAGGCCGCTACCCCCGACTACGTTTTCGGTTGGCAGGTCAAGGGCAAATATAACGGCGAACCGCTGAGCGGCAGCGGCAAGATCGGCGGCATGCTGTCACTGCAGAGCGCCGATCTGCCGTTCCCGCTGCAGGCCGACGTGCGTTCCGGCAGCACCCGTGTTGCGGTGGCGGGCACCTTGTCCGATCCGCTGAACCTCGGCGGCCTGGACGTGCAGCTGAAATTTTCCGGCGAAAGCCTGGGTGACCTCTATGGCCTGACCGGCGTGCTGCTGCCGAACACGCCGCCGTATGCGACCGATGGCCATCTGATAGCCCGCCTGCATCAGCCGGGCGGCGCCGTGTTCGAATATCAGAAGTTCGACGGCAAAATCGGCGACAGTGACATTCACGGTGACTTGAAATACGTTGCCGGTAAGCCGCGGCCGACGCTGAGCGGCGCGGTGAGCTCCCGGCAGCTGAGGTTGGCGGATCTGGCGCCGTTGATCGGCGCGGATTCCAACGCTGCCAAAGCCGGGCGCGGCGAGAAGAGCCGCCAACCGGCGGATAAGGTGCTGCCGGTCGCGCAGTTCGATACGCAAAGCTGGCGCAAGATGGATGCGGACGTGAAGTTTGCCGCCGCGCGCATCGAACGCGGCAGCGATTTACCGCTGAGCGATTTGGCCACGCACCTGAAGCTGAACAATGGCGAGTTGCGTCTGGATCCGCTGCGCTTCGGCATGGCGGGCGGCAGCCTGAACGCCGTGGTGCGCCTCGACGGCGGCAAAAAGCCGATGCGCGGCCAGGTGGATATGCACGCGCGCAAACTCCAGCTCAAACAGCTGTTGCCGAACGTAGCGGCGATGAAGCGCAGCCTTGGGCAAATGAACGGCGATGCCAGGCTGACGGGCAGCGGAAATTCGGTGGCCGAGCTGCTGGCGACCAGCAACGGCGACCTGCGCCTGTTGATCAATAACGGGGTGATCAGCCGTAGCCTGATGGAGATCCTCGGCCTGAACGTCGGCAACTATCTGGTGGCGCAGCTGTTCGGCGACGACGTGGTGGGCATCAACTGTGCCGCGGCGGACGTCGGCATCCGCAGCGGCGTCGCCGCGCCGCGGCTGTTCGTGTTCGACACCGAGAACGCGGTGATCAACATCACCGGCAACACCAACCTCGCCACCGAACGGCTGGATTTGTCCATCGATCCGGAAAGCAAGGGGATGCGCGTGCTGACCCTGCGCTCGCCGCTGTACGTGAAAGGCACCTTCAAGCACCCCGACGCCGGGGTGAAAGCCGGGCCGCTGATCGCGCGCGGCGCGGCGGCGGTGGCGTTGGGGGCGGTGCTGACGCCGGCGGCGGCGCTGCTGGCGCTGGTCTCGCCCAGTGAAGGCGGCGAGGAAAACCAGTGCGGGCAGATCCTGCGGGAGATGAAAGGCAAAAAGTAA
- the pdeH gene encoding cyclic-guanylate-specific phosphodiesterase, with translation MITNLISGLLAPCFALYACAKSRRYWRQCRRLYTFQPIYRTSGALLAVELLTAVYHPNEPDKRQSPEQYFASLGVAQRLRVIQEQLALLQRWQALFIRHAVMVSVNIDGIALQALQRHSELQRQIAEMPYLRFELVEHAETASNHPLQQIVGGERLWLDDFGSGLANFSAVGAWRYQYIKVARELFTLLKQSEEGVQLLGTLITMMNQHSDGVIVEGVETEQEWRLVQRSGALAAQGYYLSRPACFETLHSVPTLFAAPGAPA, from the coding sequence ATGATAACCAACCTGATCTCGGGTCTGCTGGCGCCCTGTTTTGCCCTCTATGCCTGCGCCAAATCGCGGCGCTACTGGCGGCAATGCCGGCGCTTGTATACCTTCCAGCCGATTTATCGCACCAGCGGCGCGCTGCTGGCGGTGGAACTGCTGACGGCGGTATATCACCCGAATGAGCCGGACAAACGGCAATCTCCCGAACAGTATTTCGCCTCGCTCGGCGTCGCCCAGCGTTTGCGGGTGATCCAGGAACAGCTGGCGTTGTTGCAGCGCTGGCAGGCATTGTTCATTCGCCACGCGGTGATGGTGTCGGTCAATATCGACGGCATCGCGCTGCAAGCGTTGCAACGTCATAGCGAGCTGCAACGCCAGATCGCCGAGATGCCCTATCTGCGCTTCGAGCTGGTGGAGCACGCCGAAACGGCGTCAAACCACCCGTTGCAGCAGATCGTCGGCGGCGAACGGCTGTGGCTGGACGATTTCGGCAGCGGGCTGGCCAACTTCTCCGCCGTCGGCGCCTGGCGCTATCAATACATCAAGGTGGCGCGCGAGTTGTTCACCTTGCTCAAACAGTCGGAAGAGGGCGTACAGCTGCTCGGCACCCTGATCACGATGATGAACCAGCACAGCGACGGGGTGATCGTCGAAGGCGTGGAAACCGAGCAGGAGTGGCGGCTGGTGCAGCGTTCCGGCGCGTTGGCCGCGCAGGGCTACTATCTTTCCCGCCCGGCGTGCTTTGAAACTCTGCACAGCGTACCGACGCTGTTCGCCGCGCCCGGCGCGCCGGCGTGA
- a CDS encoding sugar kinase, translated as MTIRNLAVIGECMIELSQQGAQLTRGFGGDTLNTAVYLARQMPEQALQVHYVTALGTDSFSGEMLQAWRQEKIETGLIQQLENKLPGLYVIETDAAGERTFYYWRNDAAARYWLAGPQAEVLCAQLAQFDYLYLSGISLAILAPADRTKLLALLHRCRANGGQVIFDNNYRPRLWQSREETQLAYREVLACTDIAFLTLDDEALLWGTQPVEQVVARTQALGVGEIVIKRGADACLVFGVEGERLEVPAIALPPECVVDTTAAGDAFSAGYLAERLSGGSAQQAAQRGHRLAATVIQHRGAIIPATAMPA; from the coding sequence ATGACTATCCGAAATCTCGCCGTGATCGGCGAATGCATGATCGAGCTGTCGCAGCAGGGCGCGCAGCTGACGCGCGGCTTTGGCGGCGATACCCTCAACACCGCCGTCTACCTCGCCCGCCAAATGCCGGAACAGGCGCTGCAGGTGCATTACGTCACCGCGCTCGGCACCGACAGCTTCAGCGGCGAGATGCTGCAGGCCTGGCGGCAGGAGAAGATCGAGACCGGGCTGATTCAGCAGTTGGAAAACAAACTGCCGGGCCTGTACGTGATCGAAACCGACGCCGCCGGCGAACGCACCTTCTACTACTGGCGCAACGACGCCGCCGCCCGGTATTGGCTTGCGGGCCCCCAGGCCGAGGTACTGTGCGCCCAGCTGGCGCAGTTCGATTATCTGTATCTCAGCGGCATTAGCCTTGCGATCCTCGCGCCTGCCGACCGCACGAAGCTGCTGGCGCTGCTGCACCGCTGCCGCGCCAACGGCGGCCAGGTTATCTTCGACAACAACTACCGCCCGCGCCTGTGGCAAAGCCGTGAAGAAACACAGCTGGCCTACCGCGAGGTGCTGGCCTGCACCGACATTGCCTTCCTGACGCTGGATGACGAAGCGTTGCTGTGGGGCACGCAGCCGGTTGAACAGGTGGTGGCACGCACGCAGGCGCTCGGCGTCGGCGAGATCGTTATCAAACGCGGCGCGGATGCCTGTCTGGTGTTCGGCGTGGAGGGAGAGCGACTTGAGGTACCGGCGATTGCGCTGCCGCCGGAGTGCGTAGTGGATACCACCGCGGCGGGCGACGCTTTCAGCGCCGGTTATCTGGCGGAACGCCTGAGCGGCGGCAGCGCCCAGCAGGCGGCGCAGCGCGGCCACCGGCTTGCCGCGACGGTGATCCAACATCGCGGCGCCATCATTCCCGCAACGGCAATGCCCGCATAG
- a CDS encoding LuxR family transcriptional regulator: MAVAFANAVAARLHLDGRLHAFSQFKYAYLTFNKHRPDRHLLVSSYPQEWLDIYSANRYQRIDPVVRAAHSRCAPFMWHDTPVTTEDRHYRKIFSQAREYDIVHGCSFVLHDHDNNLAILSISAKAADDADLRQLMEDERASLQMVLVDTHQHALALASAEASRTDRLSPREGEILYWASQGKTYHEIALILGIKTGTVKFHIGNAVRKLGVANAKHAIRRCLERQLLAPPEA, from the coding sequence ATGGCCGTCGCATTCGCCAACGCCGTCGCCGCAAGACTGCATCTTGACGGCCGACTGCACGCCTTCAGCCAATTCAAATACGCTTATTTGACCTTCAACAAACACCGTCCCGATCGCCATCTGCTGGTCTCGAGCTACCCGCAAGAATGGCTGGACATATACAGCGCCAATCGCTATCAGCGCATCGATCCCGTCGTGCGCGCCGCCCATAGTCGCTGCGCGCCCTTCATGTGGCACGACACCCCCGTCACCACCGAGGATCGGCATTACCGGAAGATCTTCAGCCAGGCGCGGGAATACGACATCGTGCACGGCTGCAGCTTTGTTTTGCACGATCACGACAACAACCTGGCGATCTTGTCGATCAGCGCCAAGGCAGCCGATGACGCCGATCTGCGGCAGCTGATGGAAGACGAGAGGGCCAGCCTGCAGATGGTATTGGTCGATACCCACCAGCACGCTCTGGCCTTGGCCAGCGCCGAGGCGAGCCGGACAGACCGGCTCTCGCCGCGCGAAGGGGAAATCCTCTACTGGGCCAGCCAGGGCAAAACCTACCATGAGATCGCGCTGATCCTGGGGATCAAAACCGGCACGGTGAAGTTTCACATCGGCAATGCGGTGCGTAAGCTGGGGGTCGCCAACGCCAAACACGCGATCCGGCGCTGCCTTGAACGGCAGTTGCTCGCGCCGCCGGAGGCATAA
- the ilvC gene encoding ketol-acid reductoisomerase has protein sequence MANYFNTLNLRQQLAQLGKCRFMARDEFADEAGYLKGKKVVIVGCGAQGLNQGLNMRDSGLDVAYALRKEAIDEKRASWRKATENGFKVGTYEDLIPQADLVVNLTPDKQHSSVVRAVQPLMKDGAALGYSHGFNIVEVGEQVRKDITVVMVAPKCPGTEVREEYKRGFGVPTLIAVHPENDPKGEGMAIAKAWAAATGGHRAGVLESSFVAEVKSDLMGEQTILCGMLQAGSLLCFDKLVAEGTDPAYAEKLIQFGWETITEALKQGGITLMMDRLSNPAKLRAYALSEQLKTIMAPLFQKHMDDIISGAFSSGMMADWAEDDVKLLTWREETGKTAFENAPQFEGKISEQEYFDHGVLMVAMVKAGVELAFETMVDAGIIEESAYYESLHELPLIANTIARKRLYEMNVVISDTAEYGNYLFANAAVPLLKDFMTTLQAGDLGKAAAGTAVDNAQLRDVNEAVRSHPIETVGRKLRGYMTDMKRIAVAG, from the coding sequence ATGGCTAACTATTTCAACACATTGAACCTGCGTCAGCAGTTGGCGCAATTGGGTAAATGCCGCTTTATGGCGCGCGACGAATTTGCTGACGAAGCCGGCTACCTGAAAGGTAAAAAAGTGGTGATTGTCGGCTGTGGCGCCCAGGGTCTGAACCAGGGGCTGAACATGCGCGACTCCGGCCTGGACGTCGCCTATGCCCTGCGCAAAGAAGCGATCGACGAGAAGCGCGCTTCCTGGCGCAAGGCGACCGAAAACGGCTTTAAGGTCGGCACCTACGAAGACCTGATCCCGCAGGCGGATCTGGTGGTCAACCTGACGCCGGACAAGCAGCACTCTTCCGTGGTGCGCGCGGTGCAGCCGCTGATGAAAGACGGCGCGGCGCTGGGTTACTCCCACGGCTTCAACATCGTTGAAGTGGGTGAGCAGGTGCGTAAAGACATCACCGTGGTGATGGTCGCGCCGAAATGCCCGGGCACCGAAGTGCGTGAAGAGTACAAGCGCGGCTTCGGCGTGCCGACTCTGATTGCGGTTCACCCGGAAAACGATCCGAAAGGCGAAGGCATGGCGATCGCCAAGGCCTGGGCGGCGGCGACCGGCGGCCACCGCGCCGGCGTGCTGGAGTCCTCCTTCGTCGCCGAAGTGAAATCCGACCTGATGGGCGAGCAGACCATTCTGTGCGGCATGCTGCAGGCGGGTTCGCTGCTGTGCTTCGACAAGCTGGTTGCTGAGGGCACCGATCCGGCTTACGCCGAGAAACTGATTCAGTTCGGCTGGGAAACCATCACCGAAGCGCTGAAGCAGGGCGGCATCACGCTGATGATGGATCGCCTGTCCAACCCGGCCAAGCTGCGTGCCTATGCGCTGTCCGAACAGCTGAAAACCATCATGGCGCCGCTGTTCCAGAAGCACATGGATGACATCATCTCCGGCGCGTTCTCCAGCGGCATGATGGCCGACTGGGCGGAAGACGACGTGAAATTGCTGACCTGGCGCGAAGAGACCGGCAAAACCGCGTTCGAGAATGCGCCGCAGTTTGAAGGCAAAATCAGCGAGCAAGAGTACTTCGATCACGGCGTGCTGATGGTGGCGATGGTGAAAGCGGGCGTTGAGCTGGCGTTCGAAACCATGGTCGATGCCGGCATCATCGAAGAGTCGGCTTACTATGAGTCGCTGCACGAGCTGCCGCTGATCGCCAACACCATTGCGCGCAAACGTCTGTATGAAATGAACGTGGTTATCTCCGATACCGCAGAGTACGGCAACTACCTGTTCGCCAACGCGGCGGTGCCGCTGCTGAAGGACTTCATGACCACCCTGCAGGCGGGCGATTTGGGCAAAGCCGCGGCGGGTACGGCGGTGGACAACGCGCAGCTGCGCGACGTGAACGAAGCGGTGCGCAGTCACCCAATCGAAACCGTCGGTCGCAAACTGCGTGGCTACATGACCGACATGAAACGTATCGCCGTTGCGGGCTGA
- the ilvA gene encoding threonine ammonia-lyase, biosynthetic: protein MAVSQPLPSAPCGAEYLRAVLRSPVYEVAQVTPLQAMSKISSRLGNTILVKREDRQPVHSFKLRGAYAMIAGLDEEQKARGVVTASAGNHAQGVAFSGKRLGIKTLIVMPVSTADIKVDAVRGFGGEVLLHGANFDEAKAKAIELSQQQGMTFVPPFDHPTVIAGQGTLAMELLQQDAHLDRVFVPVGGGGLAAGVAVLIKQLMPQIKVIGVEAEDSACLRAALDAGHPVDLARVGLFAEGVAVKRIGDETFRLCREYLDDVITVDSDAICAAVKDLFEDVRAIAEPSGALALAGLKKYVQQHNIQGERLAHVLSGANLNFHGLRYVSERCELGEQREALLAVTIPEQQGSFLKFCQLLGGRSVTEFNYRYADADNACIFVGVRLTRGHAERREIIDELNADGYQVVDLSDDEMAKLHVRYMVGGRPSKPLRERLYSFEFPESPGALLKFLQTLGTHWNISLFHYRSHGTDFGRVLAAFELAQTEPEFERHLQALGYDCHDETDNPAFRFFLQG from the coding sequence ATGGCGGTTTCTCAACCCCTACCCAGCGCCCCCTGCGGCGCGGAATATCTGCGAGCGGTACTGCGCTCGCCGGTCTACGAGGTGGCGCAGGTCACCCCGTTGCAGGCCATGAGCAAAATTTCTTCGCGCCTCGGCAACACCATTTTGGTGAAGCGCGAAGATCGCCAGCCGGTGCACAGCTTCAAGCTGCGCGGGGCCTATGCGATGATCGCCGGGCTGGACGAAGAGCAGAAGGCGCGCGGCGTCGTGACGGCTTCGGCCGGCAACCACGCGCAGGGCGTCGCCTTCTCCGGTAAACGGCTGGGCATCAAAACGCTGATCGTGATGCCGGTGTCCACCGCGGACATCAAAGTGGATGCGGTGCGCGGTTTCGGCGGCGAAGTGCTGCTGCACGGCGCCAATTTCGACGAGGCCAAAGCGAAGGCGATCGAGCTTTCCCAGCAGCAGGGCATGACCTTCGTGCCGCCGTTCGATCATCCGACGGTGATCGCCGGGCAGGGCACGCTGGCGATGGAGCTGCTGCAGCAAGACGCGCATCTGGATCGGGTCTTCGTGCCGGTCGGTGGCGGCGGCCTGGCCGCCGGGGTGGCGGTGCTGATCAAGCAGCTGATGCCGCAGATCAAAGTGATCGGCGTCGAAGCGGAAGACTCCGCCTGCCTGCGCGCGGCGCTGGATGCCGGCCATCCGGTGGATCTGGCGCGCGTCGGGCTGTTCGCCGAAGGCGTGGCGGTGAAGCGTATCGGCGACGAAACTTTCCGCCTGTGCCGTGAGTATCTGGACGACGTAATCACCGTGGACAGCGACGCCATCTGTGCGGCGGTCAAAGATCTGTTCGAGGACGTGCGTGCCATTGCCGAACCTTCCGGCGCGCTGGCACTGGCGGGGCTGAAAAAGTACGTCCAGCAGCACAACATTCAGGGCGAGCGTCTGGCGCACGTGTTATCCGGCGCCAACCTCAACTTCCACGGGCTGCGCTACGTTTCCGAGCGTTGCGAACTGGGCGAACAGCGTGAAGCGCTGTTGGCGGTGACCATTCCGGAACAGCAGGGCAGCTTCCTCAAGTTCTGCCAACTGTTGGGCGGCCGCTCGGTGACCGAATTCAACTATCGCTACGCCGATGCCGACAACGCCTGTATTTTTGTCGGCGTGCGTCTGACGCGCGGGCACGCCGAACGGCGGGAAATCATCGACGAGCTCAATGCCGACGGTTATCAGGTGGTGGATCTGTCGGACGACGAGATGGCCAAACTGCACGTGCGCTACATGGTGGGCGGGCGTCCGTCGAAGCCGCTGCGCGAACGGCTGTACAGCTTTGAGTTTCCGGAGTCGCCGGGCGCGCTGCTGAAATTCCTGCAGACGCTGGGCACGCACTGGAACATTTCGCTGTTCCACTATCGCAGCCACGGCACCGACTTCGGCCGGGTGCTGGCGGCCTTCGAACTGGCGCAAACCGAGCCGGAATTCGAGCGGCACCTGCAGGCGCTGGGCTACGATTGCCATGACGAAACCGACAACCCGGCGTTCCGCTTCTTTTTGCAGGGGTGA
- the ilvY gene encoding HTH-type transcriptional activator IlvY: MDLRDLKLFLHLAESHHFGRTAKAMHVSPSTLSRQIQRLEEILGQPLFLRDNRTVQLTDAGEQLKEFAQQTLLQYQQLKHSLGQHGPSLSGELRLFCSVTAAYSHLPPILDRFRAQHPLVEIKLTTGDAADAVDKVQSNEADLGIAGRPETLPASVAFTKIGEIPLVLIAPALPCAVRSQAFADRPDWAEIPFILPEHGPSRKRIELWFRRHRISNPLIYATVGGHEAIVSMVALGCGIALIPSVVVDNSPEPVRNRISQLDNISMVEPFELGVCVQKKRLSDPLIDAFWRLLHPR, from the coding sequence ATGGATTTACGTGATTTAAAGCTGTTCCTGCATTTGGCCGAAAGCCATCACTTCGGGCGCACCGCCAAGGCGATGCACGTCAGCCCATCGACGCTCTCCCGCCAGATCCAGCGGCTGGAAGAGATCCTCGGGCAGCCGCTGTTCCTGCGCGACAACCGCACCGTGCAGCTGACCGACGCCGGCGAACAGCTGAAAGAATTCGCCCAGCAAACGCTGCTGCAGTATCAGCAGCTGAAGCACTCGCTCGGCCAGCACGGCCCTTCGCTGAGCGGCGAACTGCGGCTGTTCTGCTCGGTGACCGCGGCGTACAGCCACCTGCCGCCGATCCTCGATCGTTTCCGCGCGCAGCACCCGCTGGTCGAGATTAAGCTGACCACCGGCGACGCCGCCGACGCGGTCGACAAAGTGCAATCCAACGAGGCCGATCTCGGCATCGCCGGCCGGCCGGAAACGCTGCCCGCCAGCGTGGCGTTCACCAAAATCGGCGAAATTCCGCTGGTGCTGATCGCGCCGGCGCTGCCCTGTGCGGTGCGCAGCCAGGCATTCGCCGACAGGCCCGACTGGGCCGAGATCCCGTTCATCCTGCCGGAGCACGGCCCGTCGCGAAAACGCATCGAGCTGTGGTTCCGCCGCCACCGCATCAGCAATCCGCTGATTTACGCCACCGTCGGCGGCCACGAAGCCATCGTGTCAATGGTCGCGTTGGGCTGCGGCATCGCGCTGATCCCGAGCGTGGTGGTGGACAACAGCCCGGAGCCGGTACGCAACCGCATCTCGCAGCTGGATAACATCTCGATGGTCGAACCGTTCGAGCTGGGGGTCTGCGTCCAGAAAAAGCGCCTCAGCGATCCGCTGATCGACGCCTTTTGGCGCTTGCTGCATCCCCGCTGA
- a CDS encoding DUF2461 domain-containing protein, translating to MAQPFSGFSQQGLNFLQQVRIENDKAWFDGNRDIYDRELLAPFRALVEQLAPGMLAIDPQFETRPAIGKTLSRIHRDTRFSHDKSRYRSRMWLTFKRPSKDWKDAPVYFFELGPDMLRYGLGYYSANKPTMDLFRHTLRQRPQPFLEVAACCRRPFELVGESYKRPLVKEQAAEIATWYNRKSFAVMVTDSEVEKLFSADLVPLLTGAFLQLEPLYHWLMQVETMKQIDPADL from the coding sequence ATGGCGCAACCTTTCTCCGGCTTTAGCCAGCAGGGTCTGAATTTCCTGCAGCAGGTGCGGATCGAGAACGATAAGGCGTGGTTCGACGGCAACCGCGATATCTACGATCGCGAGTTGTTGGCGCCGTTTCGCGCGCTGGTGGAGCAGCTGGCTCCCGGCATGCTGGCGATCGACCCGCAGTTCGAGACTCGCCCGGCGATCGGAAAAACGCTGTCGCGCATTCATCGCGACACGCGCTTTTCTCATGACAAATCGCGCTACCGCAGCCGCATGTGGCTGACGTTCAAGCGTCCGAGCAAAGACTGGAAAGACGCGCCGGTCTACTTTTTCGAACTGGGGCCGGACATGCTGCGCTATGGGCTCGGCTACTACAGCGCCAACAAGCCGACTATGGATCTGTTCCGCCATACGCTGAGGCAGCGGCCGCAGCCTTTCCTTGAGGTGGCCGCCTGCTGCCGGCGGCCGTTCGAGCTGGTGGGTGAGAGCTACAAGCGCCCGCTGGTGAAGGAGCAGGCGGCGGAGATCGCCACCTGGTACAACCGCAAGTCGTTTGCGGTGATGGTGACCGACAGCGAAGTGGAAAAGCTGTTCAGCGCCGATCTGGTGCCGCTGCTGACCGGGGCATTTTTGCAGCTTGAGCCGCTCTACCACTGGTTGATGCAGGTAGAGACGATGAAGCAGATCGATCCGGCGGATCTGTAA
- a CDS encoding CDP-diacylglycerol diphosphatase, with product MSLRHGVFVCVALLAALAIALYYGLKPDHPDALWRIVSQQCLPNQQAHDNPAPCAQVDVPAGFVVFKDRNGPLQYLLMPSAKITGIESPAVLDAATPNFFAQAWRARHVMAERYGKPIDDGDISLAINSEYGRTQNQLHIHISCLLPAVKQRLAQIGPDFIEQWQPLPGGLLGHDYLGRRVTPAELEQQGAFRLLASGLPRADGRMGSFGLAMTALPDGDFLLLATERSLLPFTLASAEEIQDHDCRLLSPPPRA from the coding sequence ATGTCTCTGCGTCATGGGGTATTTGTCTGCGTTGCGCTGCTGGCGGCTCTCGCCATCGCGCTCTATTACGGGTTGAAGCCCGACCATCCCGATGCGCTGTGGCGCATCGTCAGCCAGCAATGTCTGCCCAATCAGCAGGCGCATGACAACCCGGCGCCCTGCGCGCAGGTGGATGTGCCGGCCGGCTTCGTGGTGTTTAAAGATCGCAACGGGCCGCTGCAATACCTGCTGATGCCCAGCGCCAAAATCACCGGGATAGAAAGCCCGGCGGTGCTGGACGCCGCCACGCCGAATTTCTTCGCCCAGGCCTGGCGCGCGCGCCACGTGATGGCGGAACGCTATGGCAAACCGATCGACGACGGCGATATTTCACTGGCGATCAACTCGGAATATGGCCGCACGCAAAACCAGCTGCATATTCATATCTCCTGCCTGTTGCCGGCGGTAAAACAGCGGCTGGCGCAGATCGGCCCCGATTTTATCGAGCAATGGCAACCGCTGCCCGGCGGCCTGTTGGGGCATGACTATCTGGGGCGGCGGGTGACCCCTGCCGAGCTGGAGCAACAGGGCGCCTTCCGTCTGTTGGCCTCCGGCCTGCCGCGCGCCGACGGGCGCATGGGCAGCTTCGGCCTGGCGATGACCGCGCTGCCGGACGGCGATTTCCTGCTGCTGGCGACCGAGCGCAGCCTGCTGCCGTTCACCCTGGCCTCGGCGGAAGAGATCCAGGATCACGACTGCCGGCTACTCTCACCGCCGCCGCGTGCCTGA